Genomic window (Terriglobus sp. TAA 43):
TACCCCGGCAACCGATACTGGAACGCATCCTTCCCTTCGCCGCCATGCACCCACGTATCCCAAGGGCTGTTGTTGTTCTCATACCCAATCCATGTCTTAAAACCACCACGCCGCTCCGGCGGAACAACATACATGGTGGCGCGGCCTTCCGATTCATGAAAGCCACCCAGATGCCACTTGCCGAAATAGCCCGTGTGATAGCCCGCATCATTGAACAGGTTCGCGACTGTCTTCTGCCCTGAAGGCAACGGATACTCATGCCCCGGCACCATGTGATGCGGATAACGACTCGTCAGCATCGTCCCGCGAAACGGGCAGCACAGTGGAAACCCGGAACGCGCCTGCTGGAAATTGATACCGCTACGGCTTAGTCGATCGATGTTCGGAGTATGCGCATTCGGATCGCCATTAATCCCCAACGCCTGCGCCCGCATCTGGTCCGCCACCAGCCAAAGAATGTTGCTCTTCTTGGCAGGCTGCTTCCCTTGCGCTTCACCTCGCACACCAACAAGCGACGAAGCCATCATCGCCTGCGAAGACTTCACCAAAAACTCACGACGGTCCAAAACGGTCACTCCTTTTGCCACCCATCTCCGAGCGCTTTCATGGATGCAGAGATTATCCAGCAATCAAAACAGTCCGTCGCATGAGAAATATAAGAAGCAGTATGGACAGCTACTTTCCGCCACTCCAAACACATCCCGCAACGGAGATATCCTTAAAGCCAGAGGCAGTCGATTGAAGCAAGCCATACATAAACTCGAAATCACAACCCGCGGCCAGGGCCTCTACGAATTCACATCCGAAGTGGAAGCGTGGATCAGAAACCAGCAGATGCAGACCGGCCTGCTCACAGTCTTCTGCCGCCACACCTCAGCTTCGCTCTTGATCCAGGAAAACGCCGACCCAAGCGTCCGCCGCGACCTTAAGTCCTACTTCAGTCGCATTGCCCCGGAAAACGGCCCATACGAGCACACCGACGAAGGTCCAGACGACATGCCCGCACATCTGAAAACCGCGCTAACCCAGGTGCAACTCTCCATACCAATGGCGAACGGCCGCTTGGTACTCGGCACATGGCAAGGCATCTATCTCTTCGAACACCGCACGCATCCGCATCGCAGACAGATCATCCTCCATCTCATCGGAGAGTAATCAAACGAATTAAGAAGGCCAGCCAAAATATCGGCTGGCCTTTCTCGTTACGGTTCGATTAGAGGGATCAGATAACCCCATACTCTTCCAGCATCCGGCCAATGATCGTCTTGTCCACATACTTCCGCACAAAAAACGGAATGGATATCTTCTCGTGATCGCGCAGAAATGCGGTGGACTTAATCAATTCGCGCACATCATAGATAGACCCAAAGACCTCCGGCACACCGCGCTCAATCTTCAACAACTGATACACGGCCTCCATGCCAGTGCGCACGGAGTACTCCGTCGTAAAGATGCAGTCGCGCGTCGATTCCGCAAATTGGCCGATGAAAGCGAAGTTCTTTACGCCCTCCGGAACCACCAGTGGCCTATCCGTTCCATTGCGCGTCAGGAAGAAAGCCGTGATAAAGGGCATCATGCACGGACGCGTAATGGCTCCATTTGCCGCTAGCTCCTCAATCTCCTGCGGCGGAACACCCAGGTGATACAGCCACTCCTTCGTGATCTCTTCTCCGGTGCAATCACGCATCGCCTTCTTCACATAATCACCGGGCCGATCTGTAAACAGCGCATAGAACCAAACCACGGTCTGATCTTCAGGCTGCTTCTTGAAGTGCGGCTGCCGATTCACAGTCCAACTGATCAACCACGAAGAATCGCGCACACTGACAATGCCACCCGTAACCACCTTGCCCGAACGCGTAGGCCGCTTCGCAATCTTCTCGATGTAGGCAGGAATACGTTGATCCAGCGTCGTGATGGATGCAGACGCCCACTGCGACTCCTCAGGCCGCATGCAGAACTTATCCGGCCTGCCGAAAGAAGGATCCTGCGCAGCGATGTTGCGCCACAGATGCCAACTTCCTCCGTCATGCACAATCGGATCAAACTTCGCAGGCGTATGGTGATCGCCCCACTCTGAGTTCTCTACCAGTGATCCGTTCGTCACAAAGACAAGCTCATTCTCCGTGATGTCCACTCCACCAACGCGACCTTCATGAATCCACTCGATGCGTCGCGCCACCTTCTCCGTAGGCGCAATGTCAAAGACAACATTCATCACCTGCGTGTCGAACTGCACCTTCACGCCCTGCTTCTGCAACCACGTAATCAGCGGCAGCACCAGCGATTCGTACTGGTTGTACTTCGTAAACTTCAGCGCGCTGAAATCTGGCAGCCCGTTAATGTGATGGATAAATCGTTGTACATACAACTTCATCTCCAGCGCACTATGCCACTCTTCAAAGGCAAACATCGTGCGCCAGTACAGCCAGAAGTTCGAAGCAAAGAAATCTTTACCAAACACGTCATTGATCCGCTTCTCATACAACTGTTCCGGCAATGCCAGAACCAGCTCAATGATTTCCTTACGAGCCTTGCCAGACAGCGTAAAGTCCATGCCAGTCTGCGCATCCTTACCCTGCTCAATGGTGGCGCGCTGTAGCGAAAAATTGGGATCATCCTTATTCAGCCAATAGAACTCATCCAGTACCGAAGCGCCCTCAATCTCAAGCGACGGAATGGAACGATACAAATCCCACAGACATTCAAAGTGGTTTTCCATCTCGCGACCGCCACGGATCAGCCACCCCGTCTGCGCATCACCAGCACCATCCAGTGCACCACCGCCAATCTTCGACGCTTCCAGGATCGTGATGCGCTCTCCCTTCATCTGTCCATCGCGGATGAGGAAAGCTGCGGCGGCCAGTGAAGAAAGACCACCACCTACAAGATAGGCAGACTTATCGTCCACACCCGCAGGCTTACGCGGACGTGCAAATGCCTCGTAGTTTCCAGCACTGTAGTACAAGGAGGACCTCCTGTCATTCGGGGGAGTGCGGACAGATGAGCCCAATCGTCGAGGCGCCATCGGCCGTACAGCCGATCCTGACTTTAGCTACCAAGCAAGGTACCACCATTGCATCTCAAAGAGGCAAACCAACAAACGAAGAGGCCAGCCGGATCATCGGCTGACCTCTTCATTTGTTAAGAATGAAAACTACTTCCACGAAACCGGAGCAGCTTCTTTCGGTTGCACCGCAGTGCATGGATTAGGACGCTCAGGAGCCGTTGCGCCTTCTGGCAACATGAACTCCTCCACCGGCGTGCGCGGCAGCGTGCTCTTGCGAGCAGCAATCACGCGTGCATTCGGCACAGGAGGCGCAGGCATCGTTGCCACTGAGCAGCGCGGCACCATCTGGTCTGCATTCGCCAACGCATACAGCGTCAACGCTTCCTCCACCGCAGCTTCGCGCATATCCGGCTCATAGATGCGCTCGTACGTATCGAAGCTGGTGTGATGCGTATACGTGTTGTAGTCAAACGGATCCTGGCTATAACCAACGCCCGGCAGACCTGCGTTGTTGAACGAGGTGCTGTCAGTTCCACCAGTCTGTCGGCCAACCGTCGGACTCACGTGATAGAAACCCCAGTCCTTGAAGTTATCCATCGCGCCCTGCACCATCGCCGCAGCTTCCGGAGGCCCAAACACGCTTGCTGCACGCGGCTTGCTCGTACCGTCATCCAAGTTCAGATAGGCGTCCAGCTTGTACCACTCCGGCTTCGGATTTTCCGCGCTGCCAAAATGCTGAGCCACATACGCCAACGAACCATACAGGCCCTGCTCTTCACCACTCCACAGCGCCACACGAATCGTACGACGATGCGGAAGGTTAAGTACCTTAATCAATCGCAATGCTTCCACGGCAACCGTGCTACCTGCAGCATTATCCGTAGCGCCCGTCGCCGGATTCCACGAATCAAAGTGGCCGCCTGCCATCACCACTTCGTCGCTCTTATCCGTACCCGGCAATTCGCCGACTACGTTGTAAACAGTCTTGCCTGCAGGATAGAACTCGCTCTTCACGTTCAACCGAATCGTCACAGGAAGATGGTCGATCTTCGTCGTGCGATAGATGCGGCCATAATCCTCATTACCCATCACCAGCGTCGGCAGATTCGGGCTATCAGGATTCTCGTTGTAACCAGCAGTCGACTGTTGCAGCACAATGCCATACGCACGACCCGAGTCCGTCACCTTGGCCAGCGCACCATTCGCAATCAGGAACTTGTTCACCTGCCCCGTTACTTCGGCAAGCGTCAATCCTTCTGTCTTCGGAGGAGTCGGCGGCGTGGGGAAACCACCACGACGACCAGCCTGCTGCTCCCACTGCTCATCCGGACGACGCAGCGTCGCCGGCGCAAAGTTTTCCGGCACTTCCACATGCGGACCGTAGAAGATCACCGAGCCCTTGACCTTGTCCTTGATCGAAGCCAGGTAAGCGTCCAGATCCGCCTGCGTAACAGGCTTATGCTCTTCGGGCTTGGCCGCTGGCATCGGCGCAGGAGATGTTCCCGCCTGCTCCATCGCCTTCAGCTGTTCAGGCGAAGGCCCACCGCCCCGACCAAACGCACCACCACGACCAAGCGCAACCGGCGGAGGCAGCGGCGGTTCCACCACCAGCACCTTCCCCTCGACCATGCCCTTCGTTCCCGGCGTCCACGACACAGCGCGCACATTCAACGGTTGCTGGAACGGAGCGGTAACATTCGCCACCGTCTCGTAGTTCTGCCATCCCGGATGGTTAAAGTTCCACGGCTCCAGGTGAACATTCTGGAATCCCCAGGCCTTCATCTGCTTCACAGCAAAGTCCTGCGCAGCCTTCAATCCCGGCGAACCTGTCAGCCGAGGACCATACACATCGGTGACTTCATGCAGCCACCACATCAGCTGCGAATCCTTCGTCTCCTGCGCACGCAGCTGCGTGTTCACGTCAGAAACAGCGGGTGCCTGCGCCATTGCCGGGACTACAGCCAGGCAACTGGCAGTAAGCATATGAACCAGAAATCTGGCCATGCGTAACTCCTTGTGGGCCTCAGCCCAACCGAAATGCGATGTTTGGAAGATTTCATCCTAACACCGGATATTCACGGCCAATCAAGGAGATTTCAGGGCCGCAGCGAAGCTAGGTATCCCGTAATCGCCACCATCTGCGGCAGTGTCATGTTCTGCACCACCGGCTTCATCATCGCGGCATGCGTTCCATTGCGCGCACCTGTCTGAAAATCAATCAATTGCCGCGTCATCTGGCTCGGCGACCTACCAACGATCGACGGCACATCGCCCACACCGCGCAAGTCTTTCCCATGGCACGCCACACAAGTCCGAGTCAGCGCATTGCCCTTCTTCAACGACCCCACCGGCACATACGCCACAAATCCCGAATGCGGATTCCGCAACTCTGTCTGCTCCAGATCCTCCGGCACTTCGATTACACGATCACCAATTGGCTCTGTCTTCGCATCCGCGACAACCATCATCAACGCGCCCACCTTAGTCAACGGCACACGATCCGTCTCCACCACACGAATCCACTTCACCGGCTTCAAAGAAGCGAAGTAGTCCACACCCGCCTCTACCTCTTCCGGCGTAGCCTGCTGAGCCGTGTGAATCATGGCCCGAGTCGATCCAAAGCGAGGCTCCGACGACTTACGCAGACCATCGCGAAAATCCGCCATCTGCTGCATCATGTAGCCCTTCGGCAACCCGGCAACGCTCATGTTCTCCGGTCGCCCCATACCCGTAGGCAAATGACAATGCCCGCACGCATTCACACCCGGCGCACGCCCCACCGCAACCACCTGAGGCATCTTCGGATGCTCATTCGGAAACCAATCCGGCACCAGAAATAAACCCGGAATCTCTTTATCCGTATAGGAAGCCGAGCTTCCCGGCACATGCATCACTTCGCCAGTAGGCTTTGCCGCAGGTGCAGCAGGCGTACCCGGCGGCAATAACGGCCAAGCCCAAACCGGCAACGACTCCCCCGCATTCTTCTGCGCATGAACACGAAGAGACAGAGGCAGCAGAGAACCTGCAACCACACTGGCAACAGCAAACCATCCAAGGGATTTCACCGCAGCATTCTTCCACACAACAGAAGAAGCACGCTCACGTCATGAAACGACGCGGCGTAATCTCAGCCAAACCGCCCGGTCACATACTCTTCCGTCTCGCGCCGTGCAGGCCGCTGGAAGATCACGCGCGAAGCATCAAATTCCATCAGCCGTCCCGCCATGAAGAAACCCGTATAGTCCGCCACACGCGCCGCCTGCAACATGTTGTGGGTCACGGTGATGATGGTGCACTGCTCTTTCAACTCCACCATCAACTCTTCAATCTTCGCCGTCGCAATCGGATCAAGCGCGGAACACGGCTCATCCATCAGCAGCACTTCCGGATCAATCGCCAACGCACGCGCAATGCAAAGTCGTTGTTGCTGACCGCCGCTCAATCCAAGCGCCGACGAGTGCAACCGATCCTTCACTTCATTCCACAGCGCCGCACGCTGCAAGCTCTTCTCGACACGTTCGTCAATTTCGCCACGACCCACAATGTGGTTCACCCGCAGCCCATACGCCACGTTGTCATAGATCGACTTGAAGAACGGCATGGGCTTCTGAAACACCATGCCCACCTTGCGTCTCAGCACAATCGAATCAAAGTCAAACAGATTTTGCTCGCCCAGCAACACATCGCCAGAGAGGCGCGTATGCGGCACCGTCTCATACATGCGATTCAGAATGCGCAGAAACGTCGACTTGCCACAGCCCGAAGGCCCAATCAGCGCAGTAACTTTTCGCGAAGGCAGCACAATCGAAATATCGTGCAACGCATGAAAGCCACCGTAATAAAAATTCACCTCGCGCGCAGTGAACTGTGGGTTCGCAAAGTCTTCCGCCACTGCACCCTGCGGTGCAAACACACTCGCCAGCGAACTCATCGGCTCACCCGCCGTCCGCGTTGCAGAATCACGCGCGCCACAATGTTGATCGCCAGCACCGCCATCAGCAACACAAAACCCGCAGCCCAGGCCTGCCGGTGCCAATCCTCATACGGCGAAATTGCGTAATTGAAAATCATCACCGGCAACGAAGCAGTGGGCTCGTTCACGCCCTTGCTCCAGAACTGGTTGCCAAACGCCGTAAACAACAGTGGGGCCGTCTCACCCGCCACGCGCGCCAGGTTCAGCATGATGCCCGTAACGATACCCGTAATCGCCGAAGGCACAATCACCGTGAACACGGTCTGCGCCTTGCTCGCACCCAACGCCAGTCCGCTCTCACGCATACTGTTCGGCACACCGCGCAGAAACTCTTCCGTCGACCGCAGCGCAATCGGGATCATCATGATGCCCAGCGCAATACCGCCCGCCAACGTGGAGAAATGCCGCATCGGCAACACCACCAGCGTGTACACAAAGATGCCCATCACAATCGACGGCACACCATTCAACAAATCCGTCATGTAACGCACCAGGCCCGACAGCCAGCCGCGTCCAAACTCCGCAAGATAAATGCCTGCCAGCATTCCAATCGGAATACCAATCGCACTTGCGATCAACAGCATCTTCAGCGAACCCACCAAGGCGTTCGCCATGCCGCCGCCCTCTTGCCCCACAGGCGCAGGCAACTTCGTGAAGAAGTCCCAGTTCAACGAACGCGCACCGTGCCACGCAAGATAGCCCAGGATGAAGAACAACACACTCACCACCAGCAACGTGCAAAGCCCGGTGAGCGTGAGCATCACCGCGTTCACCACGCGGCGACGTTTCGGAGGATACGCAGGCGACGCCATCAGTCGTCATCCTCCCTGTCCGACCAGAACCAAACCGTCTTATCCGTTCCCTTGCGAATCACGGCAAAATCGTCTGCGCAGTTATAGGTCTCATAACCTGCAGCGCGAAGCGTGTCAGAGGAATTCGTCGCACGCACTTCCTCCGGAAACCACTTCGGCAACCCGGTTTCTATAACAAACCCATCCTTATCCAACTTGCACTTCGACAGGAATGCATCCGTGGCATCGCTGGTGAATGTCCCCACGAAACGCTCAGTATCCGTATCGCCGCTCACCTTCACAGCGCGCAGATTCTGCGGCACGCCATGCGGCATCCAGCCGCTCTCCACGTACTGCCGAACGGTTTCGGCAGATGGATTCGCCGCCGCCGCATCAAACGTATTGTCACAACCCAGCAGCGTAACCATTAACAACGGTGCAACAGCAGAAAGCATGAGTCTCATCACGCATTCACCTCCTGCACCTTAAAACGCAGCATCAGTAGTCGTGCGGCTGCATTAATCAGCATGGTCGTCACAAAAAGCACCAGACCAAGCTCAATCAACGCGTGGATATAAAGATCGCCCGTCGCCTCGGTGAACTCATTAGCAATCACAGATGCAATCGTGTATCCCGGCGCCAGCAATGACAGATGCACATCCGGCACATTGCCAATCACCATGGTCACAGCCATCGTCTCGCCCAGCGCACGCGCCAACGCAAGAAACACGCTGCCCATAATGCCGCGGCTGGCATACGGCACCACCGCACGCCACGTCACATCCCACTTCGTCGCGCCCAGCGCCATCATCGCTTCACGCTGCGAAGCAGGCACGCTCAACAACACCTCGCGCGAGATCGACACAATGAACGGCACAATCATGATGGCCAGAACCACAGAAGCGGAGAAGTAACTCACGCCATAGAAGGCGCCCTGAAATATAGGTAGCCAACCAAACAGTGCGCGCAGCGGTGGCACCACATAGTTGCTCAGGATCGGCACCAGTACAAAGATACCCAGCAAGCCAAAGATCACGCTCGGCACAGCCGCCAACAATTCCACCAGGAACGTCAGCACATCGCTCAACTTGCGCGGCGCCATCTCCGCCAGAAAAATCGCAGCGCCCAATCCAATGGGAATCGCAATCGCCAGTGAAAGCACACTGGTCACAAGGGTCCCGTAGATAAACGGCAACGCGCCAAAAATCTCGCTACCCGGGTCCCACTCACTGCTCCAAAGAAAACGCCAGCCTGACTGATGCCGCGACAACACCGAATTCACCCAAAGATGCTGCGCCAGCAACCCGGTGATCAACACCACGAGTAACGCCGCACAAAGCGTAATCAGATAAGCAGCCTCATCGCCCTTACGCAGCCGCTCCATGAACGACAACTTCGTCGCCCCTGCAGGCTTCTGCGCAACCATCTCCGGCGATGTCTCTGTGGTCGTCATTCCCATCTCTTCAGTACTGCAACTGCTTCAGCGCCTGTAACTCGCGATCCACAATATCCTTCGACAGCGGCGCGTACGACAGTGCAGCACCATATCTCTGCCCGTCCGTCAGGCCCCACGTCAAAAACTCTTTCAGCGCCGCGCCCTTCGCGCGATCCGCCATCCTCGTCGGCACCAGCATCCACGTAAAGCTGCACACAGGATAGCTGCCCGCTCCCGGCGGGTTCGTAATGTCCGCGCGGAAATCGGCTGGCATTAACTTCGACATCGCCGTCGCCGCAGCCGAAACAGAATTCAGATCCGCCTTCACAAACTGCCCCTCGCGGTTCTGAATCCTCCCGTAAAGCATGTGGCTGTTCAACGCGTACACCAACTCCACATAACCAATCGAGTTCGGCATCTGCCGCACCAACCCGGCAACACCCTCATTGCCCTTGCCGCCCAACCCCACCGGCCAATGCGGCGAAGTCGAAACCCGCACCTTCGCCGCAAACGCCGGATTCACCTTCGCCAGGTAATCCACCCACAAAAACGAAGTACCACTGCCATCCGCGCGATGGATCACCAGGATGAACTCATTCGGCAGCTTCACCCCCGGATTCGCCCGCGCAATCTCCGGATCGTTCCACTTCTGAATCGTGCCCAGAAAAATTCCCGCCAGCGCCGCCGGCGTAAAGTTCAACTCTGCCGAAACACTGGGCAGGTTATAAACCGGAACCGCCGCACCCAGCGCCGTAGGAAAGTGCAGGATGTTCGCGCCGTTCAGCTTGGTCCGTGCCTCGGCCAGCTGCGAATCCGTCATCGGCCCATCGGTGCCGCCAAAATCCACGGTGCCAATGCTCACCTGCCGGATACCGCCGCCCGATCCAATGCTCTGGTAATTCACCTGAATCCGCGGATGCGTCTTCAGATATTCGGCAGCCCATTTGGAATAAAGAGGATAGGCAAAGGTCGAACCCGCTCCGGTCAGCGTCATCTGCTGTGCCGCGGCCGCCGCGCCACAGCCAATACCCAACAGCAGAGCGCACATCCCTGCGACCCGACGAAGCAAAACCACCCCTGAGAAAAACGGAAATCCAGCAGCAGAAACCATACCCGCGCCGCCTGCCAACAATCGTCTCACACGGAGCGCCTGCCCCAACACTAGCCCATCGCCATGAACGCACCATGAACACCGGGGTGCGTCTCTCGTAGACGAAGCCTAAAATCTTCCAGGAAGCGCAAAACATGCCCATCGCCACGCTCACCATCGACCTCGCCATCGAACACGCGCAATCCCTCAAGGATCGCCGCCAGGTCGTGCGTTCGCTCAAAGACAAACTCCGTCACGGCTTCAACATCTCCGTAGCCGAACTCGACGAAACGCCCATGTGGAACCGCGCCACCATCGGCATCGCGGCCATCCACAGCAGTCGCGATTACCTCCAGGGCCAACTCCACGAAGTGGAAGATGAAGTCAACCGCCTCGCTGTAGGTATTGGAGCAACTGTCTTGGACACCCAGACCGATATCCTCGACTGACCACGACATTTAGCCACGAAGCCCAGCCCCGGCGCGGTACGATACTCACATGCTTAAAGGCACACTCATGACCATCCGCCTGCTGTGGCTTGTGAACCTCATCACGGGCGTTGCGTTTTACTTCCACGTGGTTGCGTGGCCCATCAGCGTACACATGTACATCGGTTTCGCCATCGCGCTGCTGATGCTCGTGCTTGGCCTCATGGGTCTCGGACGCGCAGTTGGCCTCGCCGCCGGCACCATCCTCATGGCCATCTTGCTGCCCGTCATCGGCATCATGCAGCTCACCCACATCGGCCGCCCGGGCCTGCCCTACATCCAGATCACGCACCTCATCATCGGCATCGCGTCGATCGGTATCGCGGAAGTCCTCGGCAAGCGCCTGAAGACTGCGTAAAGAAACGAATGAGTCCCACGCCTCACCAAGAGACGTGGGACTCTTCAAGGTCGCAGCAGACCTGCTATCCTCCTCGCGATGACCGCAGAGACCAAAGCCAACGCGAAAGCCGCCACCGTAGCTTTGGTGCTGCTCACCTCACTCAACCTCGTCAACTACATTGACCGCTACATCCTGCCCGGCGTGCAGGAGATGATCAAGTCAGAGTTCCACGTCTCTGACGAGCGCATCGGCGCACTCACCACATACTTCTTCCTCACCTACATCATTGCGGCGCCGCTCACCGGCTGGCTCGGCGACCGCTTCCCCCGCAAGCCCCTCATCGTCATCGGCGCTCTACTCTGGAGCAGCGTCAATCTCTTCACCGCCATGGTGCACAACTTCGACGGCCTGCTCTTCCGTCACGCCGCGCTCGGCATCGGCGAAGCCAGCTTCGGCATCTACGGCCCCGCGCTCCTCAGCGACTACTACCCGCCCTCGCAACGTAACCGCGCCCTCACCATCTTCAACGTCGCCATCCCCGTCGGCGCGGCGCTCGGCTACAGCTTCGGTGGATGGGTCGGACAAAATCACGGCTGGCGTTCAGCGTTTTACATCTCCGCCGTACCCGGCGTACTCATCGCATTTGTCATTCTGTTTTTCCTGCGCGAGCCGGAACGCGGCGAATCCGACACCCGCGGCGAAAAGAAGAAGTCAGCCGCAGTACTCGACCTTCTGAAGAACCCTGCCTACCTCACCGCCACCATGGGTTACGCCATGACCACCTTCACCATCGGCGGCATCAGCGCATGGATTCCCAGCTTCCTTCAGCGCGAAGCAGGCATGTCCGCCACATCCGCAGGCTTCTCCGTCGGTGCCATCACTGCAGTCACCGGCATCCTCGGCACCGCCATCGGTGGATGGTGGGCGCAACGATGGCTCAAGACCGACCATCGCGCCCTCTACTGGGTCTGCGCCATCGGCCCGGCACTATGCATCCCGTTTGCATTGTTCTGCTTCTTCGGACCGAAGCAATTCATGCTGCCATCATTGGCCATCGCAGAGCTGGCACTCTTCCTCGGCAGCGGTCCGGTCAATGCAGCCATCGTGAACTCGGTCAGCGCACGCGTCCGTTCCACCGCGCTCGCAGGTCAACTCTTCCTCATCCATCTCTTTGGCGACGTCCCATCGCCACGCATCATCGGATTTGTCAGCGATCACACCAACCTGCACATCGGCCTCGGTGTCTCCGTCATTGCGTTGGTAGCATCGTCCATCCTGCAATGGGGTGGAGCGCGCTTCGCTCCACGCGATACCTCCGCAACATCCGCTGTCCCGCAACATTCTTAATCCGCAACAAAAATTTTTACTTCTCCCACCTCTCAAATTTCGTACTCATCTACAGGAACCAATCCCACTCAGCTTCCGTATAACGCTTCATCGCTTTTTTGAAGCCGGATGCGTGAGCCGGTAGTTGTCCCCTGTAAAACCAACGATTTTCGAGAGAATTACTGTGAAACTGAATTTGTTCGCCCTGATTACGGCGGTAACACCTGCGCTTGCACTTTCTGCTGCAGGCGCGCAGTCGAAATGCACGCCGCTCACCGGCCTGGTGCACGACTCCACCGCCGCAATCATCCCCGGCGCATCCGTACAAATCGACGACACCACGCCCGTAATCGGCGACGCCGCAGGCCGCTTCCATATTGCTTGCGTGCCCGCAGGTCGCCACACGCTGCAAGTCACCTTCAGCGGCTTCGCCCCACTGATGATGCCCGTCTCGCTCCCCCAC
Coding sequences:
- a CDS encoding M20/M25/M40 family metallo-hydrolase; protein product: MARFLVHMLTASCLAVVPAMAQAPAVSDVNTQLRAQETKDSQLMWWLHEVTDVYGPRLTGSPGLKAAQDFAVKQMKAWGFQNVHLEPWNFNHPGWQNYETVANVTAPFQQPLNVRAVSWTPGTKGMVEGKVLVVEPPLPPPVALGRGGAFGRGGGPSPEQLKAMEQAGTSPAPMPAAKPEEHKPVTQADLDAYLASIKDKVKGSVIFYGPHVEVPENFAPATLRRPDEQWEQQAGRRGGFPTPPTPPKTEGLTLAEVTGQVNKFLIANGALAKVTDSGRAYGIVLQQSTAGYNENPDSPNLPTLVMGNEDYGRIYRTTKIDHLPVTIRLNVKSEFYPAGKTVYNVVGELPGTDKSDEVVMAGGHFDSWNPATGATDNAAGSTVAVEALRLIKVLNLPHRRTIRVALWSGEEQGLYGSLAYVAQHFGSAENPKPEWYKLDAYLNLDDGTSKPRAASVFGPPEAAAMVQGAMDNFKDWGFYHVSPTVGRQTGGTDSTSFNNAGLPGVGYSQDPFDYNTYTHHTSFDTYERIYEPDMREAAVEEALTLYALANADQMVPRCSVATMPAPPVPNARVIAARKSTLPRTPVEEFMLPEGATAPERPNPCTAVQPKEAAPVSWK
- the pstA gene encoding phosphate ABC transporter permease PstA, producing MASPAYPPKRRRVVNAVMLTLTGLCTLLVVSVLFFILGYLAWHGARSLNWDFFTKLPAPVGQEGGGMANALVGSLKMLLIASAIGIPIGMLAGIYLAEFGRGWLSGLVRYMTDLLNGVPSIVMGIFVYTLVVLPMRHFSTLAGGIALGIMMIPIALRSTEEFLRGVPNSMRESGLALGASKAQTVFTVIVPSAITGIVTGIMLNLARVAGETAPLLFTAFGNQFWSKGVNEPTASLPVMIFNYAISPYEDWHRQAWAAGFVLLMAVLAINIVARVILQRGRRVSR
- a CDS encoding oleate hydratase, producing MYYSAGNYEAFARPRKPAGVDDKSAYLVGGGLSSLAAAAFLIRDGQMKGERITILEASKIGGGALDGAGDAQTGWLIRGGREMENHFECLWDLYRSIPSLEIEGASVLDEFYWLNKDDPNFSLQRATIEQGKDAQTGMDFTLSGKARKEIIELVLALPEQLYEKRINDVFGKDFFASNFWLYWRTMFAFEEWHSALEMKLYVQRFIHHINGLPDFSALKFTKYNQYESLVLPLITWLQKQGVKVQFDTQVMNVVFDIAPTEKVARRIEWIHEGRVGGVDITENELVFVTNGSLVENSEWGDHHTPAKFDPIVHDGGSWHLWRNIAAQDPSFGRPDKFCMRPEESQWASASITTLDQRIPAYIEKIAKRPTRSGKVVTGGIVSVRDSSWLISWTVNRQPHFKKQPEDQTVVWFYALFTDRPGDYVKKAMRDCTGEEITKEWLYHLGVPPQEIEELAANGAITRPCMMPFITAFFLTRNGTDRPLVVPEGVKNFAFIGQFAESTRDCIFTTEYSVRTGMEAVYQLLKIERGVPEVFGSIYDVRELIKSTAFLRDHEKISIPFFVRKYVDKTIIGRMLEEYGVI
- the pstC gene encoding phosphate ABC transporter permease subunit PstC codes for the protein MTTTETSPEMVAQKPAGATKLSFMERLRKGDEAAYLITLCAALLVVLITGLLAQHLWVNSVLSRHQSGWRFLWSSEWDPGSEIFGALPFIYGTLVTSVLSLAIAIPIGLGAAIFLAEMAPRKLSDVLTFLVELLAAVPSVIFGLLGIFVLVPILSNYVVPPLRALFGWLPIFQGAFYGVSYFSASVVLAIMIVPFIVSISREVLLSVPASQREAMMALGATKWDVTWRAVVPYASRGIMGSVFLALARALGETMAVTMVIGNVPDVHLSLLAPGYTIASVIANEFTEATGDLYIHALIELGLVLFVTTMLINAAARLLMLRFKVQEVNA
- the pstB gene encoding phosphate ABC transporter ATP-binding protein PstB; amino-acid sequence: MSSLASVFAPQGAVAEDFANPQFTAREVNFYYGGFHALHDISIVLPSRKVTALIGPSGCGKSTFLRILNRMYETVPHTRLSGDVLLGEQNLFDFDSIVLRRKVGMVFQKPMPFFKSIYDNVAYGLRVNHIVGRGEIDERVEKSLQRAALWNEVKDRLHSSALGLSGGQQQRLCIARALAIDPEVLLMDEPCSALDPIATAKIEELMVELKEQCTIITVTHNMLQAARVADYTGFFMAGRLMEFDASRVIFQRPARRETEEYVTGRFG
- the pstS gene encoding phosphate ABC transporter substrate-binding protein PstS translates to MRRLLAGGAGMVSAAGFPFFSGVVLLRRVAGMCALLLGIGCGAAAAAQQMTLTGAGSTFAYPLYSKWAAEYLKTHPRIQVNYQSIGSGGGIRQVSIGTVDFGGTDGPMTDSQLAEARTKLNGANILHFPTALGAAVPVYNLPSVSAELNFTPAALAGIFLGTIQKWNDPEIARANPGVKLPNEFILVIHRADGSGTSFLWVDYLAKVNPAFAAKVRVSTSPHWPVGLGGKGNEGVAGLVRQMPNSIGYVELVYALNSHMLYGRIQNREGQFVKADLNSVSAAATAMSKLMPADFRADITNPPGAGSYPVCSFTWMLVPTRMADRAKGAALKEFLTWGLTDGQRYGAALSYAPLSKDIVDRELQALKQLQY
- a CDS encoding secondary thiamine-phosphate synthase enzyme YjbQ; the protein is MKQAIHKLEITTRGQGLYEFTSEVEAWIRNQQMQTGLLTVFCRHTSASLLIQENADPSVRRDLKSYFSRIAPENGPYEHTDEGPDDMPAHLKTALTQVQLSIPMANGRLVLGTWQGIYLFEHRTHPHRRQIILHLIGE